The following nucleotide sequence is from Anaerolineae bacterium.
GGGCCACTACTTGGGCCATCAGGTTGGGTAGCGTTTGCAGCGTTTGCCAACGGCCTGTGTCTTTGGCCAGAACGGTGCTCAACATGGCCATGACCAAAAGCGAGGCGGTGTAAGTTTTGGTGGCGGCGATACTCTTTTCCGCTCCGGCCCCCAGTCGAAGTGTGTAATCCGCTGCGGCTGAAATAGGAGAATCCGGGTGATTGGTTACGGCCACCGTCAGCGCTCCCTGCCGCCGACCTTCCTCTAATACAGCCACAATATCCGGCGACCGGCCCGACTGGGAAATGCCCAGCACCAGCGCGTCCTCTACCTGGGGCGGCTGCCGGTAGCGCGAAAATAACGAGGGGGTGGCCAGGGCCACGCAGAGTTTATTGGCCGTGCCAAAAAGATACTGCCCGTAACGAGCCGCATTGTCCGAACTGCCCCGCGCCGCAAAAACAATGAAGCGCGGGCCGCGTTCCTGGATTGCCTCGACCACCTCCGCAATGGCCGGGTGTTCTTCGGTCAGGAGGCGCTGCGCTACCTGGGGCTGTTCTTCAATCTCTTGTTGTAGATATGAAGAGTTCATAGGCTTCCTTTATCTGGCCGACAGGTATCGGCCAGCGACAATATCACAAAAAAAATGTTTGTCAAACCTGCCAGATTGCAACAAGCAATGAGGGCGAGAGCTATACTAAAAACAGAATGAAACCGATACTTTTGTTAAGCAATAAACTGAATGTCATTTCGAGGCCGTAAGCCGAGAAATCTCCCTCTAAGGTACGGTCTCGAGGAGATTTCTCCCTTCGGTCGAAATGACATATCCACCATTGTTACTGAAAGTAATGGTTTCAAACTAAGCTCAGTATAGGGGGAGAGTTAGGCTATAAATACCGCCCCGCTTTCGGCTTTCTGACTTGCCAAAAAGAGGAGACTCGTTATAATTTCGGGTGGGCCCCTAGCTCAACTGGCAGAGCAGCTGACTCTTAATCAGCGGGTTCAGGGTTCGAGTCCCTGGGGGCTCATTGGCCGA
It contains:
- a CDS encoding SIS domain-containing protein, whose amino-acid sequence is MNSSYLQQEIEEQPQVAQRLLTEEHPAIAEVVEAIQERGPRFIVFAARGSSDNAARYGQYLFGTANKLCVALATPSLFSRYRQPPQVEDALVLGISQSGRSPDIVAVLEEGRRQGALTVAVTNHPDSPISAAADYTLRLGAGAEKSIAATKTYTASLLVMAMLSTVLAKDTGRWQTLQTLPNLMAQVVAQAPAIIKAAERYRYMEAGVVISRGYNYGTAFEIALKLKELTYVMVEPYSTADFQHGPLALVEQGFPVIAVVPEGEIAHEMLGFLRQLREREAELVVISAMAEALALAQTPLPIPAGVPEWMSPLVAVVPGQIFAWGLTLAKGFDPDHPRGLRKVTLTR